A window from Mycobacterium saskatchewanense encodes these proteins:
- the deoC gene encoding deoxyribose-phosphate aldolase, which yields MATRPTRAEVAALVDHTLLKPEATRADVEALVAEAAELGVYAVCVSPSMVPVAARSAGGAVRVATVAGFPSGKHLSEVKAHEAAQAVVSGAGEVDMVIDVGAALSGDIGAVRCDIEAVRAAIEGAVLKVIVESAVLLAHDGDGSGRTLTAVCHAAERAGADFVKTSTGFHPAGGASVRAVEVMAGAVGGRLGVKASGGIRTAADALAMLGAGATRLGLSGTRAVLDGLA from the coding sequence GTGGCCACTCGACCCACCCGGGCCGAGGTCGCCGCACTCGTCGACCACACCCTGCTCAAACCCGAGGCCACCCGGGCCGACGTGGAGGCCCTCGTCGCCGAAGCGGCCGAACTGGGCGTGTACGCGGTTTGTGTCTCGCCGTCGATGGTGCCCGTCGCGGCGCGGTCCGCCGGCGGCGCGGTGCGCGTGGCGACCGTGGCCGGTTTTCCGTCGGGCAAGCACCTGTCCGAGGTCAAGGCGCACGAGGCCGCCCAGGCCGTGGTATCCGGGGCCGGCGAGGTCGACATGGTCATCGACGTGGGCGCCGCCCTGTCCGGGGACATCGGCGCCGTGCGCTGCGACATCGAGGCGGTCCGCGCCGCAATCGAGGGTGCCGTGCTCAAGGTGATCGTGGAGTCGGCGGTGCTCTTGGCACACGACGGGGACGGCAGCGGGCGCACGCTGACGGCGGTGTGTCACGCCGCCGAGCGGGCCGGGGCCGACTTCGTCAAGACGTCGACCGGGTTCCATCCCGCGGGCGGCGCGTCGGTGCGCGCGGTCGAGGTGATGGCCGGGGCCGTCGGAGGCCGGCTGGGCGTCAAGGCCAGCGGCGGCATTCGCACGGCGGCCGACGCGCTCGCAATGCTCGGCGCCGGCGCCACCCGGCTCGGCCTTTCGGGTACCCGCGCGGTGCTCGACGGGCTGGCTTAG
- a CDS encoding LmeA family phospholipid-binding protein → MTNPQGPQGPANEGPSTWARPGSQGPFGRPPTERPTERINTGGPAQTPPLSAPGQTERIHTAPAQGPGYPPPPIPPAGPTEKLPTPGDEPAPPRKKRRFLRDPLSILLVCIIVAALVIAGLIGAELYVRHVADSKVAQAVACEVKDQATASFGVTPLMLWQQATKHYTNISVTTAGNNIRDAKGMKLALTIRDVRIGSSSNSKGTIGSLDATITWTTDGIKDSVQNAIPVLGPFVTNSVTTHPADGTIELKGMLDNITAKPVVSGNGLELQIVTFNALGFTLPKESVQSTLDDFTSNLTKNYPLGIHADSVQVTDSGVTSHFSTQNASIPAGNDNDPCFANL, encoded by the coding sequence GTGACGAACCCACAGGGCCCCCAGGGCCCCGCTAACGAGGGCCCGTCGACCTGGGCTCGTCCCGGCAGCCAGGGTCCCTTCGGCCGCCCGCCCACTGAACGGCCCACCGAGCGCATCAACACCGGCGGCCCGGCCCAGACGCCGCCGCTGTCCGCTCCCGGCCAGACCGAGCGGATCCACACCGCGCCCGCACAGGGTCCCGGCTACCCGCCTCCGCCGATTCCGCCCGCGGGACCGACCGAGAAGTTGCCGACCCCCGGCGACGAGCCAGCCCCGCCCAGGAAGAAGCGGCGTTTCCTGCGCGACCCGCTGTCCATCCTGCTGGTCTGCATCATCGTCGCCGCGCTCGTCATCGCCGGGCTCATCGGCGCCGAGCTGTACGTTCGGCACGTCGCCGACAGTAAGGTCGCCCAGGCCGTGGCCTGCGAGGTCAAGGACCAGGCCACCGCGTCGTTCGGGGTGACGCCGCTGATGCTGTGGCAGCAGGCGACGAAGCACTACACCAACATCTCGGTGACGACGGCCGGGAACAACATCCGCGACGCCAAGGGCATGAAGCTCGCCCTCACCATCAGGGACGTCCGGATCGGCTCGTCGTCCAACTCCAAGGGCACGATCGGCTCGCTGGACGCCACCATCACCTGGACCACGGATGGCATCAAGGACTCGGTGCAGAACGCGATCCCGGTGCTGGGGCCGTTCGTCACGAACTCGGTGACCACCCATCCCGCTGACGGCACCATCGAGCTGAAGGGCATGCTCGACAACATCACCGCCAAGCCGGTGGTGTCGGGCAACGGTCTGGAGCTGCAGATCGTCACGTTCAACGCGCTCGGGTTCACCCTTCCGAAGGAGTCGGTGCAGTCGACGCTGGACGACTTCACCTCGAACCTGACGAAGAACTACCCGCTGGGCATCCACGCGGACAGCGTGCAGGTGACCGATTCCGGCGTGACCAGCCACTTCTCCACGCAGAACGCCAGCATCCCGGCCGGCAACGACAACGACCCCTGCTTCGCGAACCTCTGA
- a CDS encoding carbon-nitrogen hydrolase family protein, which translates to MRIALAQILSGTDPAANLELVREYAGRAADAGARLVVFPEATMCRFGVPLLPIAEPVDGPWADGVRRIAADAGVTVIAGMFTPSGDGRVTNTLIAAGPGAPNEPDAHYDKIHLYDAFGFSESRTVAPGREPVVITVDGVRVGLTVCYDVRFPALYTELARRGAQVIAVCASWGSGPGKLDQWTLLARARALDSMSFVAAAGQADPGQALSSSGAPTGVGGSLVVSPIGEVLASAGPHPQLVVADVDIARVAEAREAIAVLRNHSDFAQVDRAQSVG; encoded by the coding sequence ATGCGAATCGCGTTGGCGCAGATCCTCAGCGGCACCGACCCGGCCGCCAACCTCGAGCTGGTGCGCGAGTACGCCGGCCGGGCCGCGGACGCGGGCGCGCGGCTGGTGGTTTTCCCCGAGGCGACCATGTGCCGCTTCGGCGTCCCGCTGCTGCCGATCGCCGAGCCGGTCGACGGGCCGTGGGCCGACGGGGTGCGGCGGATCGCCGCCGACGCGGGCGTCACCGTGATCGCCGGCATGTTCACGCCGTCAGGCGACGGGCGCGTGACCAACACGCTGATCGCGGCCGGACCGGGCGCGCCCAACGAGCCGGACGCGCACTACGACAAGATCCACCTCTACGACGCGTTCGGATTCAGCGAGTCGCGCACCGTCGCCCCGGGCCGCGAGCCGGTGGTGATCACGGTCGACGGTGTCCGGGTCGGGCTGACAGTTTGCTACGACGTCCGATTCCCCGCCCTCTACACCGAGCTGGCGCGGCGCGGCGCCCAGGTGATCGCCGTCTGCGCGTCGTGGGGTTCGGGTCCTGGCAAACTCGACCAGTGGACGCTGCTGGCGCGGGCCCGCGCGCTGGACTCGATGAGCTTCGTCGCCGCCGCCGGTCAAGCCGACCCCGGCCAGGCGTTGAGCAGCTCCGGCGCGCCTACCGGCGTGGGAGGCAGCCTGGTCGTTTCGCCGATCGGCGAAGTCCTGGCGTCGGCCGGCCCGCATCCGCAATTGGTGGTGGCCGACGTCGACATCGCCCGGGTGGCTGAGGCACGCGAGGCCATCGCGGTGCTCCGCAACCACTCAGACTTTGCTCAGGTCGATAGGGCACAATCGGTCGGGTGA
- a CDS encoding DUF2505 domain-containing protein: MPRSFDLSADYSESVEEVHRAFLEEDYWRARLADIPVDEAKLELMRVGGEDGEDGSVEVVTLQVVRSHNLHALVKQLHRGDLCVRRQESWGPVVDGAATALIAGSIVDTPVKVSGTAELTPVTDSDGSRLAFQIAVQVRVPIIGGKVERLIGTHLADLVSREQQFTADWIANNA, translated from the coding sequence ATGCCGCGTTCATTCGACTTGTCGGCCGACTACTCCGAGAGCGTCGAAGAAGTGCACCGGGCCTTCCTCGAGGAGGACTACTGGCGGGCCAGGCTGGCCGATATCCCCGTCGACGAGGCGAAGCTGGAGCTGATGCGGGTCGGCGGCGAGGACGGCGAGGACGGCAGCGTCGAGGTGGTCACGCTGCAGGTGGTGCGCAGTCACAATCTGCACGCCCTCGTCAAGCAATTGCACCGCGGCGACCTCTGTGTCCGACGCCAGGAGAGCTGGGGGCCTGTCGTCGACGGCGCGGCGACGGCCTTGATCGCCGGCTCGATAGTCGACACCCCGGTCAAGGTGTCGGGCACGGCGGAGCTGACGCCGGTCACCGACTCCGACGGCTCCCGGCTGGCGTTCCAGATCGCCGTCCAGGTGCGGGTCCCGATCATCGGCGGCAAGGTGGAGAGGCTGATCGGCACCCACCTGGCCGACCTGGTCAGCCGGGAACAGCAGTTCACCGCCGACTGGATCGCCAACAACGCTTAG
- a CDS encoding UDP-N-acetylmuramate dehydrogenase, with amino-acid sequence MKGSGVGSLFAGAEVSEAAPLAPLTTLRIGPIARRLITCTSTEQVVAVVRELDTERASAAHPVLVFAGGSNLVIADTLTDLTAVRLANDRITVDGNLVRAEAGAVWDDVVVAAIERRLGGLECLSGIPGSAGATPVQNVGAYGAEVSDTITRVRLLDRARGEVRWVPGDELRFGYRTSALKRAGPEVPWVVLEVEFALDGSGLSAPLRYGELTGALGVALGGRADPGAVREAVMRLRARKGMVLDAADHDTWSVGSFFTNPVVSAEAYERLAGAVEGPVPHYPAPDGVKLAAGWLVERAGFGRGYPDPAPGGPEARCRLSTKHALALTNRGGAGTADVIELARTVRDGVRDVFAITLEPEPVLLGCTL; translated from the coding sequence ATGAAAGGGAGCGGTGTCGGTTCGCTCTTCGCCGGTGCGGAGGTCTCCGAGGCGGCACCCCTGGCCCCGTTGACGACGCTGCGCATCGGGCCGATCGCCCGGCGCCTGATCACCTGCACGAGCACCGAGCAGGTGGTCGCCGTCGTGCGCGAACTCGACACCGAACGAGCCTCCGCGGCCCATCCGGTGCTGGTGTTCGCCGGCGGCTCCAACCTGGTGATCGCCGACACCCTCACCGACCTGACCGCGGTGCGGTTGGCCAACGACCGCATCACCGTCGACGGCAACCTGGTGCGCGCCGAGGCGGGCGCGGTCTGGGACGACGTGGTGGTCGCGGCCATCGAACGGCGCCTGGGCGGGCTGGAATGCCTGTCGGGCATCCCCGGCTCGGCCGGGGCGACGCCGGTGCAGAACGTCGGCGCCTACGGGGCGGAGGTCTCCGACACCATCACGCGGGTGCGGCTGCTCGACCGGGCGCGCGGCGAGGTGCGCTGGGTGCCCGGCGACGAACTGCGCTTCGGTTACCGGACCAGCGCTCTGAAGCGGGCCGGTCCCGAAGTTCCGTGGGTGGTGCTGGAAGTGGAGTTCGCGCTCGACGGGTCGGGCCTCAGCGCGCCGTTGCGCTACGGCGAACTCACGGGGGCGCTGGGCGTCGCGCTTGGTGGGCGCGCCGACCCCGGCGCGGTCCGGGAGGCGGTGATGCGCTTGCGCGCCCGCAAGGGAATGGTGCTCGACGCGGCCGACCACGACACCTGGAGCGTGGGCTCCTTCTTCACCAACCCCGTGGTGTCGGCGGAAGCCTACGAGCGGTTGGCCGGCGCAGTCGAGGGTCCCGTGCCGCACTACCCGGCGCCGGATGGCGTAAAGCTGGCCGCCGGCTGGCTGGTGGAGCGGGCGGGCTTCGGGAGGGGCTACCCGGACCCGGCGCCCGGCGGACCCGAAGCGCGCTGCCGGTTGTCCACCAAACACGCGCTGGCGCTGACCAATCGCGGCGGCGCCGGGACCGCCGACGTGATCGAACTGGCGCGCACCGTGCGCGACGGCGTCCGTGATGTGTTTGCTATCACACTGGAACCGGAACCTGTCCTGCTCGGCTGCACCCTGTAG
- a CDS encoding L,D-transpeptidase, with protein MNRRMALTALGLGVLAPSVLAGCAGTVAKHAEKKEPPAASLKYQPADASENVVPIAPVSVEVHDGWFQRVALTNSSGKAVAGTLNQDRTVFTTTEPLGYDATYTWSGSAVGHNGKAIPVAGKFTTVSPNKKISGAFQLADGQTVGVAAPIIIQFDAPISDKAAVEKALTVTTNPPVEGSWAWLPDERQGSRVHYRTREYYPAGTTVNVDAKLYGVPFGDGAYGADDISLNINIGRRQVVKAEVSSHRIQVVTDEGVIMDFPCSYGEADKARNVTRNGIHVVTEKYADFYMSNPAAGYTNAHERWAVRISNNGEFIHANPSSAGAQGNSNVTNGCINLSTGDAEQYYHTAMYGDPVEVTGSTIQLSYSDGDIWDWAVDWDTWVAMSALPPPTARPPSTQIPVTAPVTPSTAPSLSGTPTTTTTSPTSTSPTSTSPSSGPGG; from the coding sequence ATGAACCGGCGCATGGCTTTGACGGCTCTGGGTCTGGGTGTGCTGGCTCCCAGCGTGCTGGCCGGCTGCGCCGGCACCGTGGCCAAGCACGCGGAAAAGAAAGAGCCGCCGGCGGCCAGCCTCAAGTACCAGCCGGCCGATGCCAGCGAGAACGTCGTGCCGATCGCGCCGGTCAGCGTCGAAGTCCACGACGGCTGGTTCCAGCGCGTCGCGCTGACCAATTCGTCGGGCAAGGCCGTGGCCGGAACGCTCAACCAGGATCGGACCGTCTTCACGACGACCGAGCCGCTGGGCTACGACGCGACCTACACCTGGAGCGGGTCGGCCGTCGGGCACAACGGGAAGGCGATCCCGGTCGCGGGCAAGTTCACCACCGTGTCCCCGAACAAGAAGATCAGCGGGGCCTTCCAGTTGGCCGACGGACAGACCGTCGGGGTCGCGGCACCCATCATCATCCAGTTCGACGCGCCGATCAGCGACAAGGCCGCGGTGGAGAAGGCGCTGACCGTCACCACGAATCCGCCGGTCGAGGGCAGCTGGGCGTGGCTGCCCGACGAGCGGCAGGGCTCGCGGGTGCACTACCGCACCCGCGAGTACTACCCCGCGGGCACCACCGTCAACGTCGACGCCAAGCTCTACGGCGTGCCGTTCGGTGACGGCGCGTACGGCGCCGACGACATCTCGTTGAACATCAACATCGGCCGGCGGCAGGTGGTCAAGGCCGAGGTCTCGTCGCACCGCATCCAGGTCGTCACCGACGAGGGCGTGATCATGGACTTCCCGTGCAGCTACGGGGAGGCAGACAAGGCGCGCAACGTCACCCGCAACGGCATCCACGTCGTCACCGAGAAGTACGCCGACTTCTATATGTCCAACCCGGCCGCCGGCTACACCAACGCCCACGAACGCTGGGCGGTGCGGATCTCCAACAATGGGGAGTTCATCCACGCGAACCCGTCGAGCGCCGGCGCGCAGGGCAACAGCAACGTCACCAACGGCTGCATCAACCTGTCGACCGGCGACGCCGAGCAGTACTACCACACGGCCATGTACGGCGACCCCGTCGAGGTGACGGGCAGCACAATCCAGCTGTCCTACTCCGACGGCGACATCTGGGACTGGGCCGTGGACTGGGACACCTGGGTGGCGATGTCGGCGCTGCCGCCCCCGACGGCGCGGCCGCCGTCGACGCAAATCCCGGTCACCGCGCCGGTCACCCCGTCGACGGCCCCCAGCTTGTCGGGCACGCCCACGACGACGACCACCTCGCCAACCTCGACCTCGCCGACGTCGACGTCCCCTAGTTCGGGCCCCGGCGGTTGA
- a CDS encoding SDR family NAD(P)-dependent oxidoreductase, with the protein MTATGGTQRTAVVTGASSGIGAATAKTLAAQGFHVVAVARRADRVNALADEIGGTAIVADVTDDAAVRALGDQVSRVDVLVNNAGGARGLAAVADADLEHWRWMWETNVMGTLRVTRALLPKLVESGDGLIVTVTSVAALEVYDGGAGYTAAKHAQGALHRTLRGELLGKPVRLTEIAPGAVETEFSLVRFDGDEQRADAVYSGIAPLVAADVAEVIGFVASRPPHVNLDLVVIRPRDQASATRFNRRGPN; encoded by the coding sequence ATGACTGCAACCGGCGGAACTCAACGGACAGCGGTGGTCACGGGGGCCAGCTCCGGAATCGGCGCGGCGACCGCGAAAACCCTTGCGGCGCAGGGTTTTCACGTGGTCGCAGTGGCGCGACGGGCGGACCGGGTGAACGCCCTGGCCGACGAGATCGGGGGCACCGCGATTGTGGCCGACGTCACAGACGACGCGGCCGTGCGAGCACTGGGCGACCAGGTGAGCCGGGTCGACGTGCTGGTCAACAACGCCGGCGGCGCCCGGGGGCTGGCGGCCGTCGCCGACGCCGACCTCGAGCACTGGCGGTGGATGTGGGAGACCAACGTGATGGGCACCCTGCGCGTCACGCGCGCGCTGCTGCCCAAGCTGGTCGAGTCCGGCGACGGCCTGATCGTCACCGTCACTTCCGTTGCGGCGCTTGAGGTTTACGACGGCGGGGCCGGTTACACGGCGGCCAAGCACGCCCAGGGAGCGCTGCACCGCACGCTGCGCGGCGAGCTGTTGGGAAAGCCGGTGCGGCTCACCGAGATCGCACCGGGAGCGGTCGAGACCGAGTTCTCACTGGTGCGCTTCGACGGGGACGAGCAGCGGGCGGACGCCGTCTATTCCGGCATCGCGCCGCTCGTGGCCGCCGACGTCGCGGAGGTGATCGGGTTCGTGGCCTCGCGGCCGCCGCACGTGAATCTCGACCTGGTCGTCATCCGGCCGCGCGATCAGGCCAGCGCGACCCGGTTCAACCGCCGGGGCCCGAACTAG
- a CDS encoding ROK family protein has product MRSTTLTHTHSPGRNGQRRQHRLILPPALYIPDSAAAAVFRAVRLRGPVGRDVIAGVTSLSIATVNRQVIALLDAGLLRERADLAVSGAIGRPRVPVEINHEPFVTLGIHIGARTTSIVATDLFGRTLDTVETPTPLNPAGAALASLAESASRYLRRWHRRRPLWVGVAIGGTVDGVTGHVDHPRLGWRQAPVGQVLADALGLPVSVASHVDAMAGAELLLGMRRFAPSSPTSLYVYARETVGYALVIGGRVHCPASGPGTIAALPARSELLGGTGELESTVSDEAVLAAARRLRLLPAAPVGRVSGPAAAITDLVRVARAGNQQAKDLLAERARVLGEAVALLRDMLNPDELVVGGQAFTEYPEAMEHVEAAFAARSVLPPRDIRVTVFGNRVQEAGAGTVSLGGLYADPLGAMRRAGVLNARLREVAADESSA; this is encoded by the coding sequence GTGCGCTCGACTACCCTCACCCATACCCATTCCCCCGGCCGTAACGGCCAGCGGCGTCAGCACCGCCTGATCCTGCCGCCGGCACTGTACATCCCCGACTCGGCCGCGGCGGCGGTCTTCCGTGCCGTCCGGCTGCGCGGCCCCGTTGGCCGCGACGTCATCGCCGGCGTCACCTCGCTGAGCATCGCGACGGTGAACCGCCAGGTCATCGCCCTACTCGACGCCGGCCTGCTCCGCGAACGCGCCGACCTGGCCGTGTCCGGCGCCATCGGCCGCCCGCGTGTGCCGGTGGAGATCAACCACGAACCGTTCGTGACGCTCGGGATCCACATCGGCGCGCGAACCACCAGCATCGTGGCCACCGACCTGTTCGGCCGCACTCTGGACACCGTCGAGACCCCGACCCCCCTGAATCCGGCGGGCGCGGCGCTGGCGTCGCTGGCCGAGAGCGCCTCCCGGTACCTCAGGCGCTGGCATCGGCGCCGCCCGCTATGGGTCGGGGTGGCGATCGGTGGCACCGTCGACGGCGTCACCGGCCACGTCGACCACCCGCGGCTGGGCTGGCGGCAGGCACCGGTCGGCCAGGTGCTGGCAGACGCGCTGGGCCTGCCGGTGTCGGTCGCCTCCCACGTGGACGCCATGGCCGGCGCGGAATTGTTGCTGGGCATGCGGCGGTTCGCCCCGAGCTCACCCACCAGCCTGTACGTGTACGCCCGTGAGACCGTCGGCTACGCGCTGGTGATCGGCGGCCGCGTGCACTGCCCGGCCAGCGGCCCCGGGACGATCGCGGCCCTGCCGGCCCGCTCCGAACTTCTCGGTGGCACAGGCGAGTTGGAGTCGACGGTGAGCGACGAGGCGGTGCTGGCCGCCGCGCGACGCCTGCGGCTACTGCCGGCCGCGCCCGTCGGCCGCGTCAGTGGGCCGGCCGCCGCGATCACCGATCTGGTCCGGGTCGCCCGGGCGGGCAACCAGCAGGCCAAGGATTTGCTGGCCGAGCGGGCGCGGGTGCTCGGCGAGGCGGTCGCGCTGCTGCGCGACATGCTCAATCCCGACGAGCTCGTCGTCGGCGGCCAGGCCTTCACGGAGTACCCGGAAGCGATGGAACACGTCGAGGCGGCGTTCGCCGCGCGCTCGGTGCTGCCGCCGCGTGACATCCGGGTGACGGTGTTCGGCAATCGGGTGCAGGAGGCTGGGGCCGGGACGGTGTCGCTGGGCGGACTGTACGCCGATCCACTCGGTGCGATGCGGCGCGCCGGGGTCCTGAACGCGCGGCTGCGCGAGGTCGCGGCGGACGAGTCGTCCGCCTAG
- the mshA gene encoding D-inositol-3-phosphate glycosyltransferase: MRHDEVLRRADPRRVAVLAVHTSPLAQPGTGDAGGMNVYVLQTALHLARRGIEVEIFTRATASADPPVQRVAPGVLVRNVVAGPFEGLDKYDLPTQLCAFTAGVLRAEASHEPGYYDIVHSHYWLSGQVGWLARDRWAVPLVHTAHTLAAVKNAALAEGDAPEPPLRTVGEQQVVDEADRLIVNTEDEARQLISIHRADPARIDVVHPGVDLAVFRPGDRAAARAALGIAPDEAVVAFVGRIQPLKAPDIVLRAAAKLPGVRVVVAGGPSGSGLASPGGLVRLADELGITDRVTFLPPQSRPDLATLFRAADLVAVPSYSESFGLVAVEAQACGTPVVAAAVGGLPVAVRDGITGTLVPGHDVDRWAAALDRLLRLDSTEAGELGRAAAAHAATFSWDNTTDALLASYRRAIGDFPGERQRRVGVKPDRAAMRKPRRWASRRGVGA, from the coding sequence GTGCGGCACGATGAGGTCCTCCGGCGGGCAGACCCGCGCCGGGTAGCGGTGCTGGCGGTGCACACGTCGCCCCTGGCCCAGCCGGGCACCGGCGACGCCGGCGGCATGAACGTCTACGTGCTGCAGACGGCGCTGCATCTGGCCCGGCGGGGCATCGAGGTCGAGATCTTCACCCGGGCCACCGCGTCGGCGGACCCCCCGGTGCAGCGGGTGGCGCCGGGCGTGCTGGTGCGCAACGTGGTGGCAGGGCCGTTCGAGGGCCTGGACAAGTACGACCTGCCCACCCAGTTGTGTGCGTTCACGGCCGGAGTGCTGCGCGCGGAGGCGTCGCACGAGCCGGGCTATTACGACATCGTGCACTCCCACTATTGGCTGTCCGGCCAGGTCGGATGGCTGGCCCGCGACCGGTGGGCCGTGCCGCTGGTGCACACCGCCCACACGCTGGCGGCGGTCAAGAACGCGGCGCTGGCCGAGGGCGACGCGCCCGAGCCGCCGTTGCGCACGGTGGGCGAGCAGCAGGTGGTCGACGAGGCGGACCGGCTGATCGTCAACACCGAGGACGAAGCGAGGCAATTGATCTCGATCCATCGCGCCGACCCGGCCCGGATCGACGTGGTGCACCCGGGAGTGGACCTGGCCGTGTTCCGCCCGGGCGACCGGGCGGCGGCCCGGGCCGCGCTGGGCATCGCGCCCGACGAGGCCGTGGTGGCGTTCGTCGGGCGCATCCAGCCGCTGAAGGCGCCCGACATCGTGTTGCGGGCCGCGGCGAAGCTGCCCGGGGTGCGGGTCGTCGTCGCCGGCGGCCCGTCGGGCAGCGGCCTGGCCTCCCCCGGCGGGCTGGTCCGGCTGGCCGACGAACTCGGCATCACCGACCGCGTGACATTTCTGCCGCCACAGTCCCGTCCGGACCTGGCGACCCTGTTCCGGGCCGCGGATCTGGTTGCCGTGCCGAGCTATTCGGAGTCGTTCGGCTTGGTGGCGGTGGAGGCGCAGGCGTGCGGTACGCCGGTGGTGGCGGCCGCGGTGGGCGGCCTGCCGGTGGCGGTGCGCGACGGGATCACCGGCACATTGGTGCCGGGGCACGACGTCGATCGGTGGGCCGCCGCCCTGGACCGGCTGCTGCGGCTCGATTCGACGGAGGCCGGCGAGCTGGGCCGCGCGGCGGCCGCGCACGCGGCCACGTTCTCCTGGGACAACACCACCGACGCCTTGCTGGCCAGCTATCGCCGCGCGATCGGGGACTTCCCGGGCGAGCGGCAGCGCCGCGTCGGCGTCAAACCGGACCGGGCAGCCATGCGCAAGCCGCGCCGCTGGGCGTCGCGCCGCGGGGTCGGCGCATGA
- a CDS encoding type III secretion system chaperone family protein codes for MTHSTESVQRVIVDALDASGLTYSDFAGAHGGGPGLVVELPGERKLKTNTILSIGEHSVRVEAFVCRKPDENHEGVYRFLLKRNRRLYGVAYTLDNVGDIYLVGHMSLASVDAEEIDRVLGQVLEAVDSDFNTLLELGFRSSIQKEWEWRVSRGESLKNLQAFAHLRPTTMQAAQRPEEESGNLIDEDGE; via the coding sequence ATGACGCATTCCACCGAGTCGGTGCAGCGCGTCATCGTCGACGCGCTGGACGCCAGCGGGTTGACCTATTCGGACTTCGCCGGCGCGCACGGCGGGGGGCCGGGCCTGGTCGTCGAGTTGCCCGGCGAGCGCAAGCTCAAGACCAACACGATCCTGAGCATCGGCGAGCACTCGGTGCGCGTCGAGGCGTTCGTGTGCCGCAAGCCCGACGAGAACCACGAGGGCGTCTACCGGTTCCTGCTCAAGCGCAACCGGCGGCTCTACGGGGTGGCCTACACGCTGGACAACGTCGGCGACATCTACCTGGTCGGCCACATGTCGCTGGCGTCGGTGGACGCCGAGGAGATCGACCGGGTGCTCGGCCAAGTCCTCGAGGCGGTGGATTCCGACTTCAACACGTTGCTGGAGTTGGGCTTTCGCTCGTCGATCCAGAAAGAGTGGGAGTGGCGGGTGTCGCGCGGTGAGTCGCTGAAGAACCTGCAGGCGTTCGCCCATCTGCGCCCGACGACGATGCAGGCCGCTCAGCGGCCTGAGGAGGAGTCGGGCAATCTGATTGACGAAGACGGCGAATAA
- a CDS encoding phosphoglyceromutase: MGETATLVLLRHGESDWNALNLFTGWVDVGLTEKGRAEAVRSGELLAEQGLMPDVLYTSLLRRAITTAHLALDAADRLWIPVRRSWRLNERHYGALQGLNKAETKERYGEEQFMAWRRSYDTPPPPIEKGSEFSQDTDPRYVDIGGGPLTECLADVVARFLPYYTDVIVPDLRFGKTVLIVAHGNSLRALVKHLDRMSDDDVVGLNIPTGIPLRYDLDAELRPVVPGGTYLDPEAAAAGAAAVASQGRA; the protein is encoded by the coding sequence ATGGGAGAAACTGCCACGCTGGTGCTGCTCCGCCACGGCGAGAGCGACTGGAACGCCCTCAACCTGTTCACCGGTTGGGTGGACGTCGGGCTGACCGAAAAGGGCCGCGCCGAAGCGGTGCGCAGCGGGGAGCTGCTGGCCGAGCAGGGCCTGATGCCCGACGTGCTGTACACCTCGCTGCTGCGACGCGCCATCACCACCGCCCACCTGGCGCTGGACGCCGCCGACCGGCTGTGGATCCCGGTGCGGCGCAGCTGGCGGCTCAACGAACGCCACTACGGCGCGCTGCAGGGCCTGAACAAGGCCGAGACCAAGGAACGCTACGGCGAGGAGCAGTTCATGGCCTGGCGGCGCAGCTACGACACGCCGCCACCCCCGATCGAGAAGGGCAGCGAGTTCAGCCAGGACACCGATCCCCGGTACGTCGACATCGGCGGCGGTCCGCTGACCGAATGCCTGGCGGACGTGGTGGCCCGCTTCCTGCCGTACTACACCGACGTCATCGTGCCGGATCTGCGGTTCGGCAAGACCGTGCTGATCGTCGCGCACGGCAACTCGCTGCGCGCCCTGGTCAAGCACCTCGACCGGATGTCCGACGACGACGTCGTCGGGCTGAACATCCCGACGGGGATCCCGCTGCGCTACGACCTCGACGCCGAGCTGCGGCCAGTCGTGCCGGGCGGTACCTATCTGGACCCGGAAGCGGCCGCCGCGGGCGCCGCGGCGGTTGCCAGCCAGGGGCGGGCCTGA